Below is a window of Shinella sp. PSBB067 DNA.
GTCGAAGAGATCGGCCAGCTTCGTCGGCGGCTTGGCGAGCTTGTCCTTGTCATAGGAAAGGATCGTCGCATAGACGATCGTGCCGACGCCGCAGTCCGACGTCGTGCCGTCGAGCCAGTCCGATTTCGGCCCGATCTTTTCCCAGTCGATCGTTTCGAAAATGCCCTCGTCGCAGCCCTGCAGCAGCGTCGGGGCGTCGACGTCGACGACGTCGATGGTCGTGTTGCCGCTGTCGATCATCGCCTTGATCTTGGCGATCTCGCCGCCGTATTCCTGCTCGGAGACGGGCCTTCCGGTCTCCTCGGCATAGGCGGTGAACACCGCCTTTCTCTGGGCTTCCTGATAGGCGCCGCCGAAACTCATGACGGAAAGCGGCTCGGCGGCCATCGTCGTGCCGAGCGCGAGGCAATAGGCAAGCGTCGCCGCTGCCAGGAACATGCGTGTTCTGAACATGGAAATTCCTCTCTGGAGACAGATCTGATGTACCCGTCACAGCGCCCGTCTTGCTTGCGGGCTATGGGGAAAGCCTATGTTGCGACATGCCGCGGCGCAAATAAGTTGCTGTCATGCGAACATGAGCGCTGCTTATCGGTGCGCCGCAGTCTCCCGGCGAAAGGCCGCCGGGCTCCTTGCCGTCCACTTGCGAAAGGCGCGGTGGAAGGCGCTGGGCTCGGAAAAGCCGAGCCGCGCGGCGATCTCGCCCACCCCGAGCGCCGTGGTCTGCAGCATCTCGATTGCAAGGTCGCGCCGGATCTCGTCGCGGATGGCGGCATAATTCTGGCCCTCGGCGTGCAGGCGGTGGCGCAGCGTCGAGGGCGACATGTGCATCTGCGCGGCGAGATCGTCGAACGCGCTCCAGGAGGCGGGCGGCGCCTGCCGCAGCCGCTTGCGCACGCTCGCGGCAAGGCCGGCATCGTAGCGGTAGCGCACGAGGATGTTGGCGGGGGCGTTGCGCAGGAACTGCCGTAGCGCCAGCTCGCTGCGCGCGACCGGCAGCTTCAGCATGGCGGCATCGAAGGCGAGCCTGCTCGCCGGCTGGGAAAAGCGCACGGGCGCGCCGAAGAAAAGCCGGTAGTCCGCGCCGTTTTCCGGCTCGCCGCAGCGGAAATCGACCATCCGCAGCGGAATGCGCCGCCCGATGAGCCAGCAGGTGATGCCGTGCAGCAGGATCCAGTAGGTGCGGTAGGCGAAGGCGGAGCGCGGGCCGTCCTGGTCGCGGAGCACGATCTGGGCAAGGCCGTCGGCGACTTCGAGATGGCCTTGCGGGTCTTCCAGCACGACGTTGAGGAAGCGCAGCGCGCGCCGCAGCGCCTGGTCGAGGGTTCTTGCATGCAGGATGCAGTGGCAGAGCAGCGTGAAGCTGCCGCGCCGCATCGGCCGCCCGCCCATGCCGAAGAATTCGTCGTCCATCTCCGCCGCGATGGCGAGCCACAGCGCGCCGTAGCTTTCGGCGGAGACCGGCGCGTCGATGCGGGCGGGAAGGCCGACCGCCGCCAGCACCGTCTCCGGCGCCTTGCCCTGCCGCTTCAGGCAGTCGATCGCCTCCTCCACGAAGAAGGGCGAGATCATCCGCCGTCCGGTTTCCGTCATCGTCATGGCCCGCAAGATGTGGTAAAAGTGGCCGATGGTTCAAGACGCTTCGGTCATCGCATGCAATATCGCACCGTCATAGACTAGGGCAAGACGGATGGGCGATGGCCCCTGTCGAGGCTGTGCGGCTTGGGAGGGCCGCACGGCATGCCGATCCGGTCCTAGGGAATTCGGATGCGCTGGAGGAGAGCAGCCATGTTGATCCGCGGAAAAACCTTTCTCGTCACCGGCGGCGGTTCCGGCCTCGGCGCGGCGGTTGCGCGCATGCTGGTGGGCGAGGGCGCGCATGTCGTGATCGCCGACGTCAATGTCGATGCCGGCCGTGGCATCGTCGGCGAGCTTGGGACCGGCGCAGCCTTCATCCAGACCGACGTGACGCAGGAGACGGACGGCCAGGCCGCCGTCGATCTGGCGCTGGAACGCTTCGGCCATCTGCACGGGCTGGTCAATTGCGCGGGCGTCGCGCCCGGCGAGAAGGTGCTCGGCCGCGACGGGCCGCACCGGCTCGACAGCTTTGCCCGCACCGTCGGCATCAACCTCATCGGCACCTTCAACATGACCCGCCTCGCGGCGGCGGCCATCGCGAAGGAAGAGCCGGAGGCGGACGGCGAGCGGGGGATTGTTATCAACACGGCCTCGGTCGCGGCCTTCGACGGCCAGATCGGGCAGGCGGCCTATGCGGCCTCCAAGGGCGGCGTTGCCGCCATGACGCTGCCGGTCGCCCGCGAGCTGGCCCGCCACGGCATCCGTGTCGTCTCCATCGCGCCGGGGATTTTCCAGACGCCGATGATGGCCGGCATGCCGCAGGAAGTGCAGGATTCGCTCGGGCGGAGCGTGCCTTTTCCGCAGCGTCTCGGCAAGCCGGTGGAATTTGCCGCCTTGGTGCGCCACATCTGTGAGAACGTCATGCTGAATGGCGAGGTCATCCGCCTCGACGGCGCGCTGCGCATGGCGCCGCGCTGAGGGAGTTTCGATATGGTTCTGCAGGATCCCATCGTCATCGTCGGTTCGGCCCGCACCCCGATGGGCGGCTTCCAGGGCGACCTCGGGCATGCCACCGCGCCGGAGCTCGGCGCCGCCGCGATCCGCGCGGCGCTCACGCGCAGCGGCGTCGCCCCCGATGTGGTGGAGGAGACGGTGTTCGGCTGCGTGCTGCCGGCTGGGCAGGGGCAGGCGCCCGCGCGGCAGGCCGCCATCGGCGCGGGCCTGCCCTTCGCGGCCGGGGCGACGACGGTCAACAAGATGTGCGGCTCGGGCATGAAGGCCGTGATGCTGGCGCATGATCTCATCGCCGCCGGCAGTGCCTCGGTCGCGGTCGCCGGCGGCATGGAGAGCATGACCAACGCGCCTTACCTGCTCGACCGCGCCCGTGGCGGCTACCGGCTCGGCCATGGCCGCGTCATCGACCACATGTTCCTCGACGGCCTCGAAGACGCCTATGACAAGGGGCGCCTGATGGGCACCTTCGCCGAGGACTGCGCCGAGGCCTACCAGTTCACCCGCCCGGCGCAGGACGACTATGCCGTCACCTCCCTGACCCGCGCCCGCAGCGCCATCGAGACGGGCGCATTCGACGCCGAGATCGTTCCCGTCACCGTGAAGGCCGGCCGCTCCGAGACCGTCGTCAGCCGCGACGAGCAGCCCGGCAAGGCCAGGCTGGAGAAAATCCCGACGCTGAAGCCGGCCTTCCGCGAGAACGGCACGGTAACGGCGGCCAACGCCTCCTCGATCTCGGACGGCGCGGCCGCGCTGGTGCTGATGCGGCGCTCCCGGGCGGAGCGCGAGGGCCTGAGGCCGCTCGCCACCATCGTCGGCCACGCGACGCACGCGCAGGCGCCCAACCTCTTCGCGACCGCGCCCATCGGCGCGCTGCGCAGGCTTGGCGAGCGCACCGGCTGGGACCTTGGGGATGTCGACCTCTTCGAAATCAACGAGGCCTTCGCCGTCGTCGCCATGGCGGCGATGCGCGATCTCGACCTGCCGCATGCCAAGGTCAATGTCCACGGCGGCGCCTGCGCGCTCGGCCATCCCATCGGCGCATCGGGTGCGCGCGTGCTCGTCACGCTGCTTGCTGCGCTGGAGCGCTACGATCTGCGGCGCGGCATGGCGACGCTCTGCATCGGCGGCGGCGAGGCGACGGCGGTGGCCATCGAGCGGCACTGAGCGGTTTGGGGAGGAGACCGGACCATGATCCTGACGGAACAGCAGACCCAGATCCGCGACATGGCCCGCGATTTCGCCCGCGAGCGGCTGGCGCCGGGCGCGGCGGAACGTGACGCGGAGAGCCGCTTTCCCCGCGCGGAACTGAAGGAGATGGGCGAGCTCGGCTTCCTCGGCATGCTCGTGCCGGAGGCCTATGGCGGCTCGGAGACGGGCGCGGTCGCCTATGCCGTGGCGCTGGAGGAAATCGCCAGCGGCGACGGGCCGTGCTCGACCATCATGAGCGTGCACAGCTCCGTCGGCTGCGTGCCGATCCTGAAATACGGCAGCGATGAGCAGAAGCAGCGTTTCCTGCCGAAGCTCGCGAGCGGCGAATGGATCGGCGGCTTCGCGCTCACCGAGCCGCAGGCCGGCTCCGACGCCTCCAATCTCAGGACCCGCGCCCGCCGCGACGGCGACCATTACGTCATCGACGGGGCCAAGCAGTTCATCACCTCGGGCAAGAACGGCGATGTGATCATCGTCTTCGCCGTCACCGATCCCGATGCCGGCAAGAAGGGCATTTCCGCCTTCATCGTGCCGACCGATACGCCCGGCTACGAGGTCGTGCGGGTGGAGCAGAAGCTCGGCCTTCATTCCTCCGACACCTGCCAGATCGCCTTCAACGCCATGCGCGTTCCCGCCGGAAACCGGCTCGGCGCGGAGGGGGAGGGCTATAGGATCGCTCTTTCGAACTTAGAAGGCGGGCGCATCGGCATTGCCGCGCAGTCCGTCGGCATGGCGCGGGCGGCCTTCGAGGCGGCGCGCGACTATGCCCGCGAGCGCACGGCCTTCGGTTCGCCGATCATCGAGCACCAGGCTGTCGCCTTCCGGCTCGCCGACATGGCGACGCGGATCGAGGTGGCGCGCCAGATGGTGCTGCATGCCGCCGGGCTGAAGGAGGCGGGCCAGCCCTGCCTCACCGAAGCGTCGATGGCCAAGCTCTTCGCCTCGGAAATGGCCGAACGGGTCTGCTCCGACGCGATCCAGATCCACGGCGGCTATGGCTACATGGCGGACTATCCGGTCGAGCGCATCTATCGCGATGTCCGCATCTGCCAGATCTATGAGGGCACGAGCGACGTGCAGCGCATCGTCATCGCGCGCAATCTTTGAGGCCGGGACCGTATCCGTCGCAGGGAGGCGGCGGGGCGGTCCACAAGGGAGGAATGACAGGACATGAACGAGGTTGCGCATCTGAGCCTTCACGTTCCCGAGCCGGCGGTCCGGCCCGGCGGCCAGCCGGATTTCTCCAACGTCAAGATCGCCAAGGCCGGCGCGGTGCCGCGCCCGGCGGTGGACGTGGCGCCGGAGGAGATCCGCGATCTCGCCTATTCCATCATCCGCGTGCTCAATCGCGACGGCGAGGCGGTCGGCCCCTGGGCCGGGCTGCTTTCCGACGAGGAGCTGCTGGCGGGCCTGCGCAACATGATGAAGCTGCGCGCCTTCGACGCGCGCATGCTGATGGCGCAGCGGCAGGGCAAGACCTCCTTCTACATGCAGCATCTCGGCGAGGAGGCGGTGAGCTGCGCCTTCCGCAAGGCGCTCGCCAAGGGCGACATGAACTTCCCGACCTACCGGCAGGCGGGCCTTCTCATCGCCGACGACTATCCGATGGTCGAGATGATGAACCAGATCTACTCGAACGAGGCCGATCCCCTGCGCGGCCGGCAATTGCCGATCATGTATTCGTCGAAGGCGCACGGCTTCTTCACCATCTCCGGCAACCTTGCCACGCAATATGTGCAGGCCGTCGGCTGGGCCATGGCGTCCGCCATAAGGAACGACACGAAGATCGCCGCCGCCTGGATCGGCGACGGCTCGACGGCCGAATCCGATTTCCACTCCGCCCTCGTCTTCGCCTCGACCTACAAGGCGCCGGTCATCCTCAACATCGTCAACAACCAGTGGGCCATCTCGACCTTCCAGGGCATCGCCCGCGGCGGCTCGGGCACGTTCGCGGCCCGCGGCCTCGGCTTCGGCATCCCGGCGCTCCGCGTCGACGGCAACGACTACCTCGCCGTCCATGCCGTCGCGAAATGGGCGGCCGAGCGGGCACGGCGCAATCTCGGCCCGACGCTGATCGAATATGTCACCTACCGCGTCGGCGCCCATTCCACCTCGGACGATCCGAGCGCCTACCGCCCGAAGACCGAATCGGAGGCCTGGCCGCTCGGCGATCCGGTGCTGCGGCTGAAGAAGCACCTCGTCCTGCGCGGTGTCTGGTCGGAGGAGCGCCATGCGCAGGCCGAGGCGGAGATCCTCGACGAGGTGATCCAGGCGCAGAAGCAGGCCGAAAGCCACGGCACGCTGCATGCGGGCGGCAAGCCCTCGGTGCGCGACATCTTCGAGGGCGTCTATGCGGAAATGCCCGCCCATATCCGCCGCCAGCGGCAGAAGGCAGGATACTGACATGGCAAGAATGACGATGATCGAGGCGGTGCGCAGCGCCATGGACGTCTCGATGGGACGCGACGACGGGGTCGTCGTCTTCGGCGAGGACGTCGGCTATTTCGGCGGCGTCTTCCGGGCGACGCAGGGATTGCAGGCGAAATACGGCAAGACGCGCTGCTTCGACGCGCCGATCAACGAATCCGGCATCCTCGGCACGGCCATCGGCATGGCGGCCTATGGGCTGAAGCCCTGCGTCGAGATCCAGTTCGCCGACTACATGTACCCGGCCTACGACCAGATCACCCAGGAGGCGGCGCGCATCCGCTACCGCTCCAACGGCGATTTCACCTGCCCCATCGTCGTGCGCATGCCGACCGGCGGCGGCATCTTCGGCGGCCAGACGCACAGCCAGAGTCCGGAGGCGCTGTTTACCCATGTCTGCGGGCTGAAGGTGCTCGTTCCCTCCAATCCCTATGACGCCAAGGGCCTGCTGATCGCGGCCATCGAGGACCCGGACCCGGTGATGTTCCTCGAGCCCAAGCGCCTCTATAACGGCCCCTTCGACGGCCATCACGAAAAGCCCGTCACGCCCTGGTCGAAGCACGAGCTCGGCGAGGTGCCGAAGGGGCATTACACGATCCCCATCGGCAAGGCGGAAATCCGCCGGCCGGGCAGCGCCGTCACCGTCGTCGCCTACGGCACGATGGTGCATGTGGCACTCGCCGCCGCTGAGGAAACGGGGATCGACGCCGAGGTGATCGACCTGCGCAGCCTGCTGCCGCTCGACCTCGACACCATCGTCCAGTCGGTGAAGAAGACCGGCCGCTGCGTCGTCGTGCACGAGGCGACGCTGACCTCCGGCTTCGGCGGCGAGGTCGTTTCGCTGGTTCAGGAGCACTGCTTCTACAGCCTCGAAGCGCCGGTGGTGCGCGTGACGGGCTGGGACACGCCCTATCCGCATGCGCAGGAATGGGACTACTTTCCCGGCCCCGCCCGCGTCGGCCGGGCGTTGCAGGAAGTGATGGAGGGCTGAGGATGGGCGAGTTCGTCATCAAGATGCCCGATGTGGGCGAGGGCGTGGCCGAGGCCGAGCTTGTGGAATGGCACGTCAAGCCGGGTGATCCGGTGCGCGAGGACATGGTGCTCGCCGCCGTCATGACCGACAAGGCGACGGTGGAGATACCCTCTCCGGTCGACGGCACCGTGCTCTGGCTCGGCGCCGAGATCGGCGACATCGTCGCCGTCAAGGCGCCGCTGCTGCGCATCGAGGTTGCCGGTGAAGGTGAAGCCGTTGCCGAGGAAACCCCTTCTCCCCAGCGGGGAGAAGGTGCCCGAAGGGCGGATGAGGGGGCCTCGCCGCAAGCTTCGAGGGAGCCGTCCCCGCCGCCGAGCGAGCCGCCCCCCTCATCCGGCCCCGCGGGCCACCTTCTCCCCGCTGGGGAGAAGGGAAGAGTGGCAATGCCGGAGACGAAGCCGCTCGCCTCGCCCGCCGTCCGGCTGCGGGCGCAGGAAGCCGGCGTCGATCTGCGGCAGGTGTCGGGCAGCGGCCCGGCCGGCCGCATCACCCATGACGACCTAGACCGGTTCATCGCGCGTGGGGGACAACCCGCCGCCGCACAGGCCGGGCTTGCCCGCAAGACCGCGACGGAGGAGATCAAGGTCACGGGCCTGCGCCGCCGCATCGCCGAGAAGATGCGTCTCGCAAGCTCCCGCATCCCCCACATCACCTATGTGGAGGAGGTCGACGTCACCGACCTGGAAGACCTGCGCGCCACGATGAATGCCGGCCGCAAGCCCGACCAGCAGAAGCTGACCATCCTGCCCTTCCTGATGCGGGCGCTGGTGAGGACGCTGGCCGAGCAGCCCGGCGTCAACGCCACCTTCGACGACGATGCCGGCATCGTCACGCGTTACGGCGCCGTCCATATCGGCATCGCCACGCAGACGCCGGCCGGCCTGATGGTGCCGGTCGTGCGCCATGCCGAGGCGCGGTCGATCTGGGACAGCGCGGCCGAACTCGTTCGCCTTGCCGATGCGGCCCGCAACGGCACGGCGGCGCGCGAGGAGCTTTCCGGCTCCACCATCACCATCACCTCGCTCGGCGCGCTTGGCGGCATCGTCACGACGCCGATCATCAACCATCCGGAAGTGGCGATCGTCGGCGTCAACAAGATCATGATGCGGCCCGTCTGGAACGGCAGCCAGTTCATTCCGCGCAAGATCATGAACCTGTCGTCGAGCTTCGACCACCGCATCGTCGACGGCTGGGATGCGGCGGTCTTCGTCCAGCGGCTCAAGGCGCTTCTCGAAACCCCCGCGCTGATCTTCATCGAAGGCTGATGACATGAAAGAGATCCTCTGCAAGCTCCTCGTCATCGGCGCCGGCCCCGGCGGCTATGTCTGCGCCATCCGCGCCGGCCAGCTCGGCGTCGATACCGTCATCGTCGAGAAGACGAAGGCCGGCGGCACCTGCCTCAATGTCGGCTGCATCCCTTCCAAGGCGCTGATCCATGCGGCGGAGGAATTCGACAGGCTCCGCCATACGGGGGGCCTCAACGCGCTAGGCATCACCGTCGAGGCGCCAAGGCTCGACCTTGCCCAGACCGTCCGCTGGAAGGACGGCATCGTTGGCCGGCTGAACAGCGGCGTGCTCGGCCTCCTGCGCAAGGCCAAGGTGAAGATCGTGCATGGCGCGGCGCGCTTCCGCGACGGCAAGACGGTTGAGGTCGAGACCGAGACCGGAACCCAGCTCATCCGCGCCGAGACGGTGGTGATCGCGACCGGCTCCGAGCCCGTCGAACTGCCCGCGCTGCCCTTCGGCGGGGCGGTCCTTTCGTCCACCGAGGCGCTGTCGCTGCCGGAGGTTCCGAAATCGCTTGCCGTCGTCGGCGGCGGCTATATCGGGCTCGAACTCGGCACGGCCTTCGCCAAGCTTGGCGCACAGGTGACGGTGATCGAGGCGATGGCGCAGATCCTGCCGCAATACGATGGCGAACTCGTCAAGCCCGTCGCCAAGCGTCTCGGCGAACTCGGCGTGCGCGTGCTGACCGGCGCGAAGGCGAGCGGCTATTCGGGTGAGGCGCTGGCGGTGGAGATCGCCGGCAAGGAAGAGCGGATCGCCGCGGACAAGGTGCTCGTCACCGTCGGCCGCAGGCCGCGCACGGAAGGCTGGGGCCTCGAAGAACTCGACCTCGACCGCGCCGGCCGCTTCATCCGCATCGACGAGCATTGCCGCACCTCGATGCGTGGCGTCTACGCCATCGGCGACGTCACCGGCGAGCCGATGCTGGCGCATCGCGCCATGGCGCAGGGCGAGATGGTCGCGGAGATCGTCGCCGGGCGCAAGCGTATCTGGGACAAGCGCGCCATCCCCGCCGTCTGCTTCACCGATCCCGAGATCGTCACCGCCGGCCTTTCGCCCGACGAGGCGCGCGCGCAGGGCTACGAGGTCCGCGTCGGCCTCTTCCCCTTCAACGCCAACGGCCGCGCCATGACGACCCAGTCGGAGGACGGCTTCGTACGCGCCGTGGCGCGGGCGGACACCAACCTCGTGCTTGGCCTTCAGGCGGTGGGCGCCGGCGTCTCGGAGCTTTCCAGCGCCTTTTCGCTGGCGCTCGAAATGGGCGCGCGGCTGGAGGATATCGCCGGCACGATCCACGCCCATCCGACCCGCAGCGAAGGCTTGCAGGAAGCCGCATTGAAAGCTCTTGGCCATGCCCTCCACATCTGAGACCCTGATCGACCGCACCGGCGCGCTCGGGCGCATCCGGCTCAACCGGCCGAAGGCGCTCAACAGCCTGACGCTTGCGATGGTGCGCGACATCGAGGCAGCGCTGGACGCCTTCGAGGCCGATCCCGCGGTCGCTGCCGTGCTTCTCACAGGCGAGGGCGAGCGCGGGCTGTGCGCGGGCGGCGATATCCGCATGATCTATGACGGCGGCAGGGCCGGCTCGCCGGAGCCCGTCGATTTCTGGTGCGAGGAATACCGCATGAATGCGCGCCTCGCCCGGCTCACAAAACCCTATATCGCCTTCATGGACGGCATCGTCATGGGCGGCGGGGTCGGCGTTTCGGTCTATGGCAGCCATCGCATCGTCACCGAGCGGACACGGTTCGCGATGCCGGAGACCGGCATCGGCTTCTTCCCCGATGTCGGCGCCTCCTGGTTCCTGACGCGGAGGAACGATGAGCTTGGCACCTATGCCGCGCTCACCGGCGAACAGCTTGCGGCGGGGGACGTGATCGCCTTCGGCCTTGCCGACAGCCATGTGCCTTCGGAGCGCCTGCCGGCACTGGCCGAAAAGCTGTCCGGCTTGCCGGCCGCCGCCTCCCATGCCGATGTCTCGGCCACCATTGCCGCCTTCGCGGAAGCGCCGCCGCCGGGAGAGATCGCCGGGCAGCGAGTGCTGATCGACCGGCTTTTCGCCTTCGACACGGTGGAGGCGGTTTTCGCGGCGCTGGAGCGGGACGGATCGGACTTCGCCGCAAGGGCGCTCGGCATCCTGCGGACGAAATCGCCGCTCAGCCTGAAGGTGACATTGCGCCTGCTGCGCCTCGGGCGGAAGGAAACTTCGCTCGAAGCCTGCCTGGAACGGGAATTCGCTGCCACGGCGGCGGTGCTGCGCAGCCACGATTTCTACGAGGGCGTCAGGGCCGCGGTGGTCGACAAGGATCGCAATCCGCGCTGGCATCCGGCGCAACTGGCCGACGTCACCGAGCGGGACGTCGCCGCCTTCTTCGAGCCGCCGGCAAAGCCGCTTTTTGCCGGCGCAACGGGAAAAGGAGAACGCCCATGAGCTCCATCGCATTCATCGGCCTCGGCCATATGGGCGGCCCGATGGCCGCAAATCTCGTGAAGGCCGGCCATGCCGTGCGCGGCTTCGACCTTTCCGCCGCCTCGCTCGATCTTGCGCGGGAAAACGGCGTGGCGACCGTCGCCTCGATCGGCGAGGCGGTTTCCGGCGCGGATCTCGTCATCACCATGCTGCCGGCCGGAACGCATGTGCTTTCGGTGTGGCAGGAACTGGTCGCCATCGTGCCGTCAGGCACGCTGCTCATCGATTGCTCCACCATCGACATGGCGAGCGCCCGCAAGGCCCATGCGCTGGCCGAGGCGCATGGCTGCCCGGCGCTCGACGCACCCGTCTCGGGCGGCACCGGGGGCGCTTCGGCCGGCACGCTCACCTTCATGGTGGGCGGCGACGCCGGCGTCTTTGCCGGGGCAAAGCCGGTCTTCGAGGCGATGGGCAGGAAGATCATCCATTGCGGCGGCGCCTCCGCCGGCCAGGCGGCGAAGATCTGCAACAACATGATCCTCGGCATCAGCATGGTCGCCGTGGGCGAGGCCTTCGTGCTGGGCGAACGGCTCGGCCTTTCGCATCAGGCGCTGTTCGACGTCGCCTCGGTCTCGTCGGGGCAATGCTGGTCGCTGACCACCTATTGCCCGGTGCCTGGCCCCGTCCCCACCTCGCCCGCCAACCACGATTACGAACCGGGCTTCGCCGCGGCGCTGATGCTCAAGGACCTGAAGCTGTCGCAGGCGGCGGCGGACGACACCGGCGTCACGACCCCGCTCGGCGCCAAGGCGGCCGCGCTCTATCAGCGCTTCGCGGACGAGGGGCTCGGCGAAAAGGACTTCTCCGCCATCATCGCCATGCTGCGGGACGGACCGTCCGCCGGCTAGGCGCCGCCCGCCGGTCGCCGGCACGCAAGGCCGAACGCGGTCTCCGCGCCATCCGGGTCTGGCTCGCCCGGATGATGCGGTGCGGCCATGCTGTTTGCACGCAAGGGGACCTCCGGGAACGGCCGGAAAGGCGCTTCGCTGGTCCTTCATGAAGACAGAGCGCGGCGCTCGAAGAACGACCTTCCCCTCCAATATCCAAACGGAAGTCCCCGCAACAATCCGGTCGACGGCCGGGCTTGACAGCCGGACCGTGCCGCATAATGCTAAGATGTCAGACCAATTCGAGAAGCTGGCACGAAACAGGGGAATTGGCATCATGCCAATCGGAACTCGCGACAGGCCGCAGATCGCGCCTTTGCCGCCCATCGACCGGGCGCGGCAGGTGACGGAGGCTTTGGCCTCCTATATCGACCGGGCGAGCCTTCAGGCAGGCGACCGCCTGCCGGCCGAGCGCGAGCTCATGGCGGCGCTGGCCGTCGGCCGCTCGACCATCCGCGAGGCGATCCGCCATTTCCAGGCGCTCGGCGTCATCGAAAGCCGCAAGGGCAGCGGCACCTATCTCCTGAAGCCGGTCACGACAGCCACCGTGCACATGCCGCTCTCCTTCGACGCGGCGCATTTGCGCGACGTGCTGCTCCAGACGCTGGAGGTCCGCCGCGGGCTCGAATGCGAGGCGAACATGGTGGCGGCGCGGCGGCGCACGCCGCAGGACCTCGCCGTCATCGAGGCGAAGCTGGACGCGATGGAGCGCGTTCACATCGCCAAGGGCAGCTCCGGCCCGGAAGACCTTGCCTTCCATCTCGCCATCTACGACGCCACGCACAACCCGCTCTTCAAGCAGCTTCTCGAACAGATGCGCGGCGCCTTCGAGCGCTTCTGGGAGAAGCCGTTCGACCGGCCGGATTTCGCCCGCCGCTCCTTCCCGTTCCACCGCACGCTCTTCAATGCGATCGCCGCCGGGGACCCCGAGACCGCGCGCATCGAAACCCTCAGGATCCTCGAAGTCGTCGAGGAAGACATCAAGGAAATGTCCCGATGATCAACGGAGCCGATCCGTTCGACCTTGCCTCCCTCACCGTCGCCCATGACGCGGCGAACGCTTTCGACGCGGTGGTGCCGCCCATCGTCCAGACCTCGCTCTTCACCTTCGCCAGCTATGACGAGATGGT
It encodes the following:
- a CDS encoding AraC family transcriptional regulator, which gives rise to MTETGRRMISPFFVEEAIDCLKRQGKAPETVLAAVGLPARIDAPVSAESYGALWLAIAAEMDDEFFGMGGRPMRRGSFTLLCHCILHARTLDQALRRALRFLNVVLEDPQGHLEVADGLAQIVLRDQDGPRSAFAYRTYWILLHGITCWLIGRRIPLRMVDFRCGEPENGADYRLFFGAPVRFSQPASRLAFDAAMLKLPVARSELALRQFLRNAPANILVRYRYDAGLAASVRKRLRQAPPASWSAFDDLAAQMHMSPSTLRHRLHAEGQNYAAIRDEIRRDLAIEMLQTTALGVGEIAARLGFSEPSAFHRAFRKWTARSPAAFRRETAAHR
- a CDS encoding 3-hydroxyacyl-CoA dehydrogenase, whose translation is MLIRGKTFLVTGGGSGLGAAVARMLVGEGAHVVIADVNVDAGRGIVGELGTGAAFIQTDVTQETDGQAAVDLALERFGHLHGLVNCAGVAPGEKVLGRDGPHRLDSFARTVGINLIGTFNMTRLAAAAIAKEEPEADGERGIVINTASVAAFDGQIGQAAYAASKGGVAAMTLPVARELARHGIRVVSIAPGIFQTPMMAGMPQEVQDSLGRSVPFPQRLGKPVEFAALVRHICENVMLNGEVIRLDGALRMAPR
- a CDS encoding acetyl-CoA C-acyltransferase, encoding MVLQDPIVIVGSARTPMGGFQGDLGHATAPELGAAAIRAALTRSGVAPDVVEETVFGCVLPAGQGQAPARQAAIGAGLPFAAGATTVNKMCGSGMKAVMLAHDLIAAGSASVAVAGGMESMTNAPYLLDRARGGYRLGHGRVIDHMFLDGLEDAYDKGRLMGTFAEDCAEAYQFTRPAQDDYAVTSLTRARSAIETGAFDAEIVPVTVKAGRSETVVSRDEQPGKARLEKIPTLKPAFRENGTVTAANASSISDGAAALVLMRRSRAEREGLRPLATIVGHATHAQAPNLFATAPIGALRRLGERTGWDLGDVDLFEINEAFAVVAMAAMRDLDLPHAKVNVHGGACALGHPIGASGARVLVTLLAALERYDLRRGMATLCIGGGEATAVAIERH
- a CDS encoding acyl-CoA dehydrogenase family protein is translated as MILTEQQTQIRDMARDFARERLAPGAAERDAESRFPRAELKEMGELGFLGMLVPEAYGGSETGAVAYAVALEEIASGDGPCSTIMSVHSSVGCVPILKYGSDEQKQRFLPKLASGEWIGGFALTEPQAGSDASNLRTRARRDGDHYVIDGAKQFITSGKNGDVIIVFAVTDPDAGKKGISAFIVPTDTPGYEVVRVEQKLGLHSSDTCQIAFNAMRVPAGNRLGAEGEGYRIALSNLEGGRIGIAAQSVGMARAAFEAARDYARERTAFGSPIIEHQAVAFRLADMATRIEVARQMVLHAAGLKEAGQPCLTEASMAKLFASEMAERVCSDAIQIHGGYGYMADYPVERIYRDVRICQIYEGTSDVQRIVIARNL
- a CDS encoding 3-methyl-2-oxobutanoate dehydrogenase (2-methylpropanoyl-transferring) subunit alpha; translation: MNEVAHLSLHVPEPAVRPGGQPDFSNVKIAKAGAVPRPAVDVAPEEIRDLAYSIIRVLNRDGEAVGPWAGLLSDEELLAGLRNMMKLRAFDARMLMAQRQGKTSFYMQHLGEEAVSCAFRKALAKGDMNFPTYRQAGLLIADDYPMVEMMNQIYSNEADPLRGRQLPIMYSSKAHGFFTISGNLATQYVQAVGWAMASAIRNDTKIAAAWIGDGSTAESDFHSALVFASTYKAPVILNIVNNQWAISTFQGIARGGSGTFAARGLGFGIPALRVDGNDYLAVHAVAKWAAERARRNLGPTLIEYVTYRVGAHSTSDDPSAYRPKTESEAWPLGDPVLRLKKHLVLRGVWSEERHAQAEAEILDEVIQAQKQAESHGTLHAGGKPSVRDIFEGVYAEMPAHIRRQRQKAGY
- a CDS encoding alpha-ketoacid dehydrogenase subunit beta, whose protein sequence is MARMTMIEAVRSAMDVSMGRDDGVVVFGEDVGYFGGVFRATQGLQAKYGKTRCFDAPINESGILGTAIGMAAYGLKPCVEIQFADYMYPAYDQITQEAARIRYRSNGDFTCPIVVRMPTGGGIFGGQTHSQSPEALFTHVCGLKVLVPSNPYDAKGLLIAAIEDPDPVMFLEPKRLYNGPFDGHHEKPVTPWSKHELGEVPKGHYTIPIGKAEIRRPGSAVTVVAYGTMVHVALAAAEETGIDAEVIDLRSLLPLDLDTIVQSVKKTGRCVVVHEATLTSGFGGEVVSLVQEHCFYSLEAPVVRVTGWDTPYPHAQEWDYFPGPARVGRALQEVMEG
- a CDS encoding dihydrolipoamide acetyltransferase family protein; the encoded protein is MGEFVIKMPDVGEGVAEAELVEWHVKPGDPVREDMVLAAVMTDKATVEIPSPVDGTVLWLGAEIGDIVAVKAPLLRIEVAGEGEAVAEETPSPQRGEGARRADEGASPQASREPSPPPSEPPPSSGPAGHLLPAGEKGRVAMPETKPLASPAVRLRAQEAGVDLRQVSGSGPAGRITHDDLDRFIARGGQPAAAQAGLARKTATEEIKVTGLRRRIAEKMRLASSRIPHITYVEEVDVTDLEDLRATMNAGRKPDQQKLTILPFLMRALVRTLAEQPGVNATFDDDAGIVTRYGAVHIGIATQTPAGLMVPVVRHAEARSIWDSAAELVRLADAARNGTAAREELSGSTITITSLGALGGIVTTPIINHPEVAIVGVNKIMMRPVWNGSQFIPRKIMNLSSSFDHRIVDGWDAAVFVQRLKALLETPALIFIEG